In Bacillus sp. DX3.1, the following proteins share a genomic window:
- a CDS encoding DUF3967 domain-containing protein: protein MATGGFLDQDVITLRRLIEIKSHLDMTLKQACNAVMIWIKEKDVSEDDTTVIIEIEQHDERYNELKEMIQQQNHLLEKLTHKLDVQQRYIDEKLERRDQQFMSVIREIQEEKKILLETAATKKKPWWKLW, encoded by the coding sequence ATGGCCACAGGGGGATTCCTAGATCAAGATGTTATCACGCTGAGACGGTTAATTGAGATCAAATCACATCTTGATATGACATTAAAACAGGCTTGTAACGCAGTAATGATATGGATAAAAGAGAAAGATGTATCAGAAGACGACACAACCGTTATAATAGAAATCGAACAACATGACGAGCGATATAATGAACTGAAAGAAATGATTCAGCAGCAAAACCATTTGCTAGAGAAACTGACACATAAATTAGATGTACAACAGCGATATATTGATGAAAAGTTAGAGAGACGCGATCAGCAGTTTATGAGTGTGATAAGAGAGATACAAGAAGAAAAGAAAATATTATTAGAGACAGCCGCAACAAAGAAGAAACCTTGGTGGAAATTATGGTAA
- a CDS encoding SMI1/KNR4 family protein, which produces MINQAELLWKRIIERGSSLEVNFQETLNLQPGARDEDFQLIEATLGITLPKEMKSFYRVYNGQSWEPGVESFVRNLVLSPTSQIIDNWTFLQDEFDPDDLESDIENELKPVLWNSKWIPIAENGGGDYLCIDTDPSESGVVGQVLYFWHDWGKRSIEAKDLFEFIEICLKEDNRIQ; this is translated from the coding sequence ATGATAAATCAAGCTGAATTGCTATGGAAACGTATAATTGAAAGAGGCTCAAGCCTTGAAGTAAACTTTCAAGAAACATTAAATCTCCAACCGGGTGCAAGAGATGAAGATTTTCAGCTAATTGAGGCTACACTGGGTATTACACTTCCTAAAGAAATGAAAAGTTTTTACAGGGTATATAACGGACAAAGTTGGGAACCAGGGGTTGAGTCTTTTGTAAGAAATCTGGTCCTTTCCCCTACTTCGCAAATTATAGACAATTGGACATTTCTACAAGATGAATTCGATCCAGATGATTTAGAATCGGATATTGAAAATGAACTTAAACCTGTTCTTTGGAATTCTAAGTGGATTCCAATTGCAGAAAATGGTGGTGGGGATTATCTTTGTATTGATACAGATCCATCAGAATCTGGAGTAGTAGGACAAGTGCTATATTTTTGGCATGATTGGGGAAAGCGTTCTATTGAGGCAAAGGATTTATTCGAATTCATAGAAATTTGTTTGAAAGAAGATAATAGAATTCAATAG
- a CDS encoding NETI motif-containing protein has product MTKQPNKKKFEVLHNETITECIERMEKEGYAPSRRMEEPIFHEVKKDGKMIVEPCGRKIIFEGKLK; this is encoded by the coding sequence ATGACGAAACAACCTAATAAGAAGAAATTCGAAGTATTACATAATGAAACGATTACAGAGTGTATAGAGCGCATGGAAAAGGAAGGGTATGCCCCTTCTCGTCGTATGGAAGAGCCTATTTTTCATGAAGTGAAAAAGGATGGGAAAATGATTGTGGAGCCATGTGGCCGGAAAATCATATTTGAAGGAAAGTTAAAGTAA
- a CDS encoding MFS transporter: MSKRYTFWIMVGIVAISGLSQGMLLPAIAMIFEQEGIRSSFNGMHATALYIGILFISPWLEKPMQRFGMKPIIVVGGFIVVVSLFFFTQTFSFWVWLLLRFFVGVGDHMLHVGTQTWITTTASPNKIGRQVSIYGAFFGIGFALGPYLASTVQYGIATPFIVSTILCLLGWLLLLPTQNAFPEQDEMRKENESSFSRYKQVVGMAWIALIGPLAYGVLEAMLNSNLPVYAMRKGWSVADVSFLLPAFAIGGIITQIPLGILSDRLGRDRILTWTFSASTIVFLLAAVFDQYYWIVFACMLVAGMVIGSCFSLGLGFMADLLPRHLLPAGNILSGIAFSIGSIIGPVLGGVFIEKIQYTSFFLAVMIIMAIIALLYITYMKSQSATRKIESRFGHDETT; the protein is encoded by the coding sequence ATGTCAAAAAGGTATACATTTTGGATTATGGTCGGAATTGTTGCAATTTCTGGATTATCTCAAGGAATGCTCTTACCAGCAATTGCCATGATTTTTGAGCAAGAAGGAATTCGTTCTAGTTTTAATGGCATGCATGCAACGGCATTATATATTGGGATTTTGTTTATTTCGCCTTGGCTAGAAAAACCGATGCAGCGATTTGGAATGAAGCCAATTATAGTAGTTGGAGGATTTATTGTTGTCGTTTCGCTATTTTTCTTTACACAAACATTTTCATTTTGGGTATGGCTTCTGCTTCGCTTTTTCGTGGGAGTTGGGGATCATATGCTCCATGTAGGAACGCAGACATGGATTACAACGACGGCCAGCCCGAATAAAATTGGCAGACAAGTATCCATTTATGGAGCATTCTTTGGAATTGGGTTTGCACTCGGCCCATATTTGGCAAGTACGGTTCAGTACGGCATTGCAACGCCATTTATCGTGTCTACTATTCTTTGTTTATTAGGTTGGTTACTATTACTCCCAACTCAAAATGCATTTCCAGAGCAAGATGAAATGCGAAAGGAAAATGAATCATCATTTTCTCGTTATAAACAAGTAGTAGGAATGGCTTGGATTGCACTCATTGGACCTTTAGCATATGGTGTATTAGAAGCAATGCTAAATAGTAATTTACCTGTGTATGCGATGCGTAAAGGCTGGTCTGTTGCAGACGTTTCCTTTTTATTACCAGCATTTGCAATAGGCGGAATCATCACGCAAATTCCGCTTGGTATATTAAGTGATCGCTTAGGAAGAGATCGTATTTTGACATGGACATTTAGTGCAAGTACAATCGTGTTCTTACTTGCGGCGGTGTTTGATCAATATTATTGGATTGTGTTTGCGTGTATGTTAGTAGCCGGTATGGTCATCGGTTCATGCTTTTCATTAGGGCTTGGATTTATGGCAGATTTATTACCGAGACACTTATTACCTGCGGGGAATATATTATCGGGAATCGCCTTTAGCATAGGAAGTATAATCGGACCTGTATTAGGCGGGGTATTTATAGAGAAAATACAGTATACAAGCTTTTTTCTAGCAGTTATGATTATAATGGCAATTATTGCACTTCTTTATATCACGTATATGAAAAGTCAATCCGCAACAAGAAAAATAGAAAGTAGGTTTGGGCATGACGAAACAACCTAA
- a CDS encoding alpha/beta hydrolase: protein MIKPATMEFVSLSNGETIAYQEVGEQNTEIIVLIHGNMTSSQHWDLVIERLEKKYHIYALDLRGFGQSTYHKSIDSLQEFAGDVKLVVDALQLKKFSLMGWSMGGGVAMEFTASYPALVEKLILVESVGMKGYPIFKKDINGQPILSTLLKTKEEIAQDPVQIAPVLDAIRNMNKLYYRTVWNLLIYTHNKPDNERYEKYLDDMLTQRNFVDVNYALVTFNISDEHNGIVSGNGDIHRIQVPTLVLQGDRDYVVPQVVGEELAKNLPNAKLVILDDCGHSPFIDCLDVFTEHVLAWLENK from the coding sequence ATGATTAAGCCTGCAACAATGGAGTTTGTTTCGTTATCAAATGGAGAAACAATTGCATATCAAGAAGTTGGAGAGCAAAATACAGAAATAATTGTACTCATTCATGGGAATATGACATCTTCACAGCACTGGGATTTAGTCATTGAGAGATTAGAGAAGAAATATCATATTTATGCTCTTGATTTACGTGGATTCGGTCAGTCAACCTATCATAAGTCAATAGACTCGTTGCAAGAATTCGCAGGTGATGTGAAATTAGTTGTAGATGCATTACAGTTAAAGAAATTTTCATTGATGGGCTGGTCCATGGGCGGGGGCGTTGCAATGGAATTTACAGCTTCTTATCCAGCGCTTGTGGAAAAATTGATATTGGTTGAATCAGTAGGAATGAAAGGGTACCCTATTTTTAAAAAGGATATAAATGGTCAGCCAATTCTTTCTACACTATTAAAAACAAAAGAAGAAATTGCACAGGATCCTGTTCAGATTGCTCCTGTATTAGATGCTATAAGAAATATGAACAAGTTGTATTATCGAACAGTATGGAATTTGCTTATATATACGCATAATAAACCTGATAATGAGCGCTATGAAAAGTATTTAGATGATATGCTCACGCAGCGTAATTTTGTAGATGTAAACTATGCGTTAGTTACATTTAATATTTCAGATGAACATAATGGCATCGTGTCTGGAAATGGTGATATTCATCGCATTCAAGTACCGACGCTTGTTTTACAAGGAGATCGCGATTATGTTGTACCACAAGTTGTTGGAGAAGAATTAGCAAAGAATCTCCCAAATGCAAAACTGGTTATTTTAGATGATTGTGGGCATTCACCTTTTATTGATTGTTTAGATGTATTTACGGAGCACGTTCTTGCTTGGTTAGAAAATAAATAA
- a CDS encoding MarR family transcriptional regulator codes for MTEKQHFFHIVSQTSRKFTKKFNERVSPTGLFSAQWAVIFQVHQTGPCTQTELCQYLNVESPTMTRTLTRMETMGWIIRTEGKDRREKLISLSHTAMEMIPVWQEEVDAFEEKTLQNVSEEELHRAFQVLQTVIKNLDN; via the coding sequence ATGACCGAAAAACAGCATTTTTTCCACATTGTCAGCCAGACTTCTAGGAAATTCACCAAAAAGTTTAATGAACGCGTGTCACCAACAGGTTTATTCAGTGCACAATGGGCCGTTATTTTTCAGGTTCATCAAACTGGGCCATGTACACAAACTGAATTATGTCAATATTTAAATGTAGAATCTCCAACAATGACTCGTACGTTAACACGTATGGAAACAATGGGATGGATTATTCGAACAGAAGGAAAAGATCGCCGTGAAAAGCTGATTTCCTTATCACATACAGCGATGGAAATGATTCCAGTATGGCAAGAAGAAGTAGATGCATTTGAAGAAAAAACGTTGCAGAATGTAAGTGAAGAAGAACTACATCGTGCTTTTCAAGTGTTACAAACTGTTATTAAAAATCTAGATAATTAA
- a CDS encoding MFS transporter, translated as MQSERLWTKDFLGTCFSSLFLFLTFYMLMTTLPVYVIEGLKGRPEEIGLVATVFLISSVLCRPFTGKWLDDLGRKKILFISLSLFLAATVMYFGAQSLFLLLALRFLHGIGFGMATTATGTIVTDVTPPHRRGEALGYFGVFMSLPMVIGPFLGLTIISRYSFTVLFIVCSIFSLLAFVCGLFVNIPHEKKASKKQGERMKWKELIEPSTIPIALTGFVLAFSYSGILSFIPIYAKEIGLADVASYFFIVYALVVVLSRPFTGKIFDRFGENVLIYPSIIIFTIGMFVLSQAQTSFWFLGSGMLIGLGYGTLIPSFQTIAVSAAPNHRRGSATATYFSFFDSGIGIGSFVLGIIAAQSSYHNMYFIAAIIVAFTLVIYYGLHGRKQKFKKHHTDGKLSA; from the coding sequence ATGCAAAGTGAGAGACTTTGGACGAAGGACTTCCTTGGAACATGTTTTAGTAGTCTGTTTCTCTTTTTAACGTTTTACATGCTTATGACCACTTTACCAGTCTACGTAATTGAAGGTTTAAAGGGTAGACCCGAGGAAATAGGACTTGTTGCGACAGTCTTCCTTATTTCTTCCGTCTTATGCCGCCCGTTTACTGGAAAGTGGCTTGATGATTTAGGAAGAAAGAAAATTTTATTTATTTCTCTTTCCTTATTTTTAGCAGCAACCGTTATGTATTTTGGGGCACAGAGCTTATTTTTATTACTTGCTCTTCGCTTCCTTCACGGAATTGGTTTTGGAATGGCAACAACGGCTACTGGTACAATTGTTACAGATGTAACACCACCACATCGCCGCGGAGAAGCACTTGGATATTTCGGAGTGTTTATGAGCCTACCGATGGTAATCGGACCTTTTTTAGGTTTAACTATTATTTCTCGTTATTCATTTACTGTACTCTTTATCGTTTGTTCTATTTTTTCATTACTTGCATTTGTCTGTGGTCTATTTGTAAATATCCCACATGAGAAAAAGGCAAGTAAAAAACAAGGGGAACGAATGAAGTGGAAAGAATTAATTGAGCCTTCTACTATACCAATTGCTCTTACAGGCTTTGTACTTGCTTTTTCTTATAGTGGCATTCTATCCTTTATTCCTATTTATGCAAAAGAGATTGGCTTAGCAGATGTTGCAAGTTACTTCTTTATCGTATATGCACTAGTTGTTGTACTTTCTCGTCCATTTACAGGAAAGATATTTGATCGTTTCGGTGAAAATGTTCTTATTTATCCTTCTATCATTATTTTTACAATTGGTATGTTTGTTTTAAGTCAGGCCCAAACTTCATTTTGGTTCCTTGGTTCCGGGATGCTAATCGGCTTAGGGTATGGAACCCTTATTCCAAGTTTCCAAACAATTGCAGTTTCTGCCGCGCCAAATCATCGCCGCGGATCAGCAACAGCTACTTATTTTTCATTTTTTGATAGTGGTATCGGTATCGGTTCTTTCGTACTCGGTATTATCGCTGCTCAATCAAGCTATCATAATATGTATTTTATCGCAGCCATTATCGTGGCATTCACACTTGTAATCTATTACGGGTTACACGGTAGAAAGCAAAAATTCAAAAAGCATCATACGGATGGAAAATTATCAGCATAA
- a CDS encoding serine hydrolase, which yields MNVRKSPLLLLMLTLIFVITGLGFAFFKQNKVPPSKQSVTKANWLQDPYLRWSYTHMKELALTKVVKKDTHHVSTFPIAQQNLDNFSVEQENGNNISLKELLDQNKTDAFVVVQNGKLVYENYLNGYKQNEPHGMASLAKVFTGAIIQSLTEESILDKNTTAETYVKELHNTPFGKATIQQLMDMQISATYPTHGYVQRGLENQDAQLYLASNILPRGKNYDGPMKIYDMLLEATETAQPGTQFSYNNGSAETLGWIIRTVTGKSLADNVSERIWAKIGAEENAYYVVDETGVEQASAGLNATARDMARFGQMILDNGYYNGKQILPSSIAEDIKSVQQDELSIGEGSSISYHNQWCIPHNEHGAFEVLGSYGQRLYIDPKANMVIVHFSSNAEPSGDIHSTYSNMYLKIAKHLKNLSHE from the coding sequence ATGAATGTAAGAAAATCTCCCCTTTTATTACTTATGCTTACACTTATATTTGTTATAACAGGGCTTGGTTTTGCATTTTTTAAGCAAAATAAAGTTCCACCTTCAAAACAATCGGTAACAAAAGCAAATTGGCTACAAGATCCATACTTACGGTGGTCGTATACGCATATGAAAGAACTTGCCTTAACAAAAGTAGTAAAAAAAGATACTCATCACGTTTCAACATTCCCTATTGCTCAGCAAAATTTAGATAATTTTTCTGTTGAACAGGAAAATGGGAATAATATTTCTTTAAAAGAACTATTAGATCAAAATAAAACAGATGCATTTGTTGTCGTGCAAAATGGAAAACTTGTCTATGAAAATTATTTAAATGGCTACAAACAAAACGAACCACATGGCATGGCTTCCTTAGCAAAAGTCTTTACAGGCGCAATCATTCAGTCTTTAACGGAAGAAAGTATCCTTGATAAAAATACAACAGCTGAAACATATGTGAAAGAATTACATAACACACCATTCGGTAAAGCAACGATTCAGCAGTTAATGGACATGCAAATTTCCGCTACATATCCTACCCATGGATATGTACAACGCGGGTTAGAAAATCAAGATGCACAGCTCTATTTAGCTAGTAATATCCTTCCTCGTGGTAAAAATTATGATGGCCCGATGAAAATTTATGACATGTTACTTGAAGCAACTGAAACAGCTCAGCCAGGTACTCAGTTTTCCTATAATAACGGCTCAGCTGAAACACTCGGATGGATTATTCGGACAGTAACTGGGAAATCATTAGCAGACAATGTGAGTGAACGAATTTGGGCAAAAATCGGTGCTGAAGAAAATGCCTATTATGTTGTCGATGAAACAGGAGTTGAACAAGCAAGTGCAGGTTTAAATGCAACAGCGAGAGATATGGCACGCTTTGGTCAAATGATATTAGACAATGGCTATTATAATGGAAAACAGATTCTCCCCTCTTCTATTGCAGAAGACATAAAAAGCGTACAACAAGATGAACTCTCTATTGGAGAAGGCTCATCCATTTCTTATCATAATCAGTGGTGCATTCCACATAATGAACACGGTGCTTTTGAAGTATTAGGAAGTTATGGGCAAAGGCTATATATTGATCCAAAAGCAAATATGGTCATTGTACATTTTTCATCAAATGCTGAACCTAGTGGTGACATTCATTCTACTTATTCAAATATGTATTTAAAAATCGCAAAACACCTGAAAAACCTTTCACATGAGTGA
- a CDS encoding short-chain fatty acid transporter, producing MFRTFTNGCVALVQRFLPDPFILSCFLTIFVIFFGTIATQQSPVAMIAHWGDGIWGLLAFSMQMALVLVTGSALANAPLVRKGLAKAAQLPKTSGQGIIAISLVSLLGAYINWGFGIIVSVLYAKEVAKHIQGLDYRLAIASSYSGFLIWHAGLSASIPLTLATGGETLIKTTAGSITEAIPITETLFSPYAIVPVIIFFITMPFINRAMHPDANHTITVNPNVFQEEAAAQEVHHHTFAEKIENSIWITICIGLLGLIYIVHYFSTKGFNLTLDIVIFMLLIAGLIFHRTPIQYIRAFSDSTKSASGILLQFPFYAGIMGMMIGANSEGLSLGGAISNFFISISNETTFPLFTFLSAGIVNIFVPSGGGQWAVQAPIMIPAGAELGVPAAKTAMAIAWGDAWTNLIQPFWALPALAIAGLGARDIMGFCVINLLYAGAVIGLCFLFI from the coding sequence TTGTTTCGAACTTTTACAAATGGATGTGTCGCTCTTGTACAACGCTTTTTACCAGATCCCTTTATTTTATCCTGCTTTCTTACCATCTTTGTTATCTTCTTTGGTACTATCGCTACGCAGCAATCACCAGTTGCAATGATCGCTCATTGGGGAGATGGAATTTGGGGGCTTTTAGCCTTCTCCATGCAAATGGCACTCGTGCTTGTGACAGGTTCTGCTTTAGCCAATGCTCCCCTCGTTCGGAAAGGATTGGCTAAAGCTGCACAACTACCAAAAACAAGTGGACAAGGAATTATTGCTATTTCTCTCGTTAGCTTATTAGGTGCCTACATAAACTGGGGGTTTGGCATTATTGTTTCCGTCTTATATGCAAAAGAAGTCGCGAAACATATACAAGGGCTAGATTATCGACTTGCAATTGCTTCTTCCTATTCTGGCTTTCTTATATGGCACGCTGGCCTCTCTGCTTCGATTCCACTTACGCTGGCAACTGGCGGTGAAACATTAATAAAAACAACAGCTGGGAGTATTACGGAAGCAATTCCAATTACAGAGACTTTATTTTCTCCTTATGCAATTGTTCCTGTTATTATTTTCTTCATAACGATGCCTTTCATTAACAGAGCAATGCATCCTGATGCAAATCATACGATCACCGTTAATCCAAATGTTTTTCAAGAAGAAGCTGCAGCGCAAGAAGTTCATCATCATACATTTGCCGAGAAAATTGAAAACAGTATTTGGATTACAATTTGTATTGGACTGTTAGGTCTCATATATATTGTTCATTATTTTAGTACGAAAGGCTTTAATCTTACGCTCGATATTGTCATTTTTATGCTTTTAATTGCAGGACTTATTTTCCATCGTACTCCGATTCAATATATTCGTGCTTTTTCTGATTCTACAAAGAGTGCATCCGGAATTTTGTTACAATTCCCATTTTACGCAGGAATTATGGGCATGATGATTGGCGCAAATAGTGAAGGACTCTCACTTGGTGGCGCAATTTCTAATTTCTTCATTAGTATTTCTAATGAAACCACTTTCCCTCTATTTACATTTTTAAGTGCTGGAATTGTAAATATATTCGTACCTTCTGGTGGTGGACAGTGGGCGGTACAAGCTCCGATTATGATACCAGCTGGTGCCGAACTCGGCGTACCTGCTGCGAAAACAGCTATGGCAATTGCCTGGGGCGATGCTTGGACTAACTTAATTCAACCGTTTTGGGCATTACCCGCTTTAGCAATTGCTGGTTTAGGCGCACGTGATATTATGGGATTTTGCGTCATTAATTTACTTTATGCAGGCGCTGTGATTGGATTATGTTTTCTTTTTATATAA
- a CDS encoding class I SAM-dependent methyltransferase → MNLLDTLIEQAKNPKGFVGSSMLCIMNTVHAGMTKWTLEKINIREEAVTLDIGCGGGKTIHTLSNMIKSGKLYGIDYSEQAVENSIRTNRDDVKTGKVTISKASVSSLPFPDNFFDVITSFQTHYFWTDLENDVKEIFRVLKQDGHFMIVAEVYKINYHMKNYKSKEELGNLLKKVGYNSVQFYENRGWLCVIGSK, encoded by the coding sequence TTGAATTTATTAGATACACTAATAGAGCAAGCCAAAAATCCTAAAGGCTTTGTTGGATCATCAATGCTATGCATCATGAATACGGTTCATGCGGGTATGACAAAATGGACTTTGGAAAAAATAAACATAAGAGAAGAAGCGGTAACGCTGGACATAGGATGTGGCGGTGGCAAAACAATACACACACTGTCCAACATGATTAAATCCGGCAAATTATACGGTATAGATTATTCAGAACAGGCAGTAGAAAATTCTATACGAACTAATAGAGATGACGTAAAGACAGGAAAAGTCACAATTAGTAAGGCGAGCGTGTCTTCTCTTCCGTTTCCAGATAACTTTTTTGATGTCATAACTTCATTTCAAACACATTATTTTTGGACGGATTTAGAGAATGATGTAAAAGAGATTTTTAGAGTGTTAAAACAAGATGGCCACTTTATGATTGTTGCTGAAGTCTATAAAATAAATTATCACATGAAGAATTATAAGAGCAAAGAAGAATTAGGGAACTTATTAAAAAAAGTTGGATATAACAGTGTGCAATTTTATGAAAATAGAGGGTGGCTTTGTGTTATAGGTAGCAAATGA